In the Mytilus galloprovincialis chromosome 10, xbMytGall1.hap1.1, whole genome shotgun sequence genome, one interval contains:
- the LOC143047921 gene encoding hexokinase type 2-like, with product MEPISNRPGIQKIKSADKRKKVCEALESLRFTENDVKQMMKVFEEQIDYANSLNEEDRKKSDLFWECTYVSDLVKGNENGRYLGLDLGSTNFRVVLVDLKDGVAKTTTKYYNLTDDQLSGPAELVFDHIAASMETFITEEKIQSQKPIGVGFTFSFPTVQKTLKKSILVTWTKRFKCTNGPGLDPCILLEEAIERRGGVSVPVNVMARISDTTGTLMAGSYYDKKCAIGLILGSGSNACYVEHLKNFKKLDPKEAKSDKILVNCEWGAFGDNGCLDFCRNEFEREVDQYSNFPGSYTFEKSFGGFYLGEMFRVVLVKLTKAGVLFDGKGSDELMTRWLWKSRQVTTVEKDNPSSSENTMSVLKDMKLDTITTEEDVLLVQETCYLMSQRAAYIVATALAVLLNHINEPEVSIGIDGSLYEHHPRFHHHMTTLLQKLVPSTKFRLFLVKDGSGQGAALVAAVESS from the exons ATGGAACCGATTTCAAACAGACCAGGAATCCAAAAGATAAAATCTGCTGATAAGAGGAAGAAG GTTTGTGAGGCATTGGAAAGTTTGAGGTTTACGGAAAATGATGTTAAACAGATGATGAAAGTTTTTGAGGAACAGATCGATTATGCAAATAGTTTGAATGAAGAAGACAGGAAGAAATCAGATTTATTCTGGGAATGTACATATGTCAGTGATCTTGTGAAAGGAAATG AAAATGGTAGATATCTTGGATTAGATTTAGGGAGTACCAATTTCAGAGTAGTGCTTGTTGATCTTAAAGATGGTGTAgctaaaacaacaacaaaatattataatctTACAGATGATCAACTATCTGGGCCTGCTGAACTG GTGTTTGATCACATTGCAGCTAGTATGGAAACATTTATCACAGAGGAAAAGATACAAAGTCAAAAACCAATAGGTGTTG gtttcacATTTTCATTTCCAACTGTTCAAAAAACTTTAAAGAAGAGTATTCTGGTAACCTGGACAAAAAGATTTAAGTGTACTAATGGACCTGGCCTTGACCCCTGTATTTTACTGGAAGAAGCCATTGAAAGGAGAGGG GGAGTATCAGTGCCAGTCAATGTTATGGCCAGAATTAGTGACACAACAGGCACTTTAATGGCTGGTAGTTATTATGACAAGAAATGTGCAATAGGACTTATTTTAG GGTCAGGATCAAATGCTTGTTATGTAGAACACTTGAAGAACTTTAAAAAACTGGACCCTAAGGAAGCCAAGTCAGATAAG ATATTGGTGAATTGTGAGTGGGGAGCGTTTGGAGACAATGGTTGTCTAGATTTCTGTAGAAATGAATTTGAAAGAGAAGTTGACCAGTATTCTAATTTTCCTGGATCTTACAC GTTTGAAAAGTCTTTTGGAGGTTTTTATTTAGGAGAAATGTTCCGTGTAGTTCTTGTCAAGTTAACAAAGGCAGGTGTTTTATTTGATGGTAAAGGATCAGATGAGCTAATGACAAGATGGTTATGGAAGTCAAGACAGGTTACTACAGTGGAAAA aGATAATCCTAGTTCATCAGAAAATACCATGTCTGTATTAAAAGACATGAAACTGGATACCATAACAACAGAAGAGGATGTTTTACTGGTACAAGAGACATGTTACCTTATGTCACAGAGAGCTGCATATATAGTAGCAACAG CTCTAGCAGTTTTGCTAAATCATATCAATGAACCAGAGGTTTCCATTGGAATAGATGGATCTTTGTATGAACATCATCCTCGGTTTCATCATCACATGACAACATTGTTACAAAAACTGGTTCCCAGTACAAAG TTTCGGTTATTTCTGGTAAAAGATGGAAGTGGTCAAGGTGCTGCATTAGTAGCTGCTGTAGAATCTTCATAG